In a single window of the Gossypium hirsutum isolate 1008001.06 chromosome A13, Gossypium_hirsutum_v2.1, whole genome shotgun sequence genome:
- the LOC107894161 gene encoding uncharacterized protein, with protein MKMSSGSMGASKRRLSSRGFGGVLREQRAKLYIIRRCVVMLLCWHD; from the coding sequence ATGAAGATGAGCAGTGGCAGCATGGGAGCCTCAAAGAGAAGGTTATCAAGCAGAGGATTTGGAGGGGTCCTCCGAGAGCAAAGGGCTAAGCTTTATATAATCCGTAGATGTGTTGTTATGCTCCTTTGCTGGCATGATTGa